From one Terriglobales bacterium genomic stretch:
- a CDS encoding TolC family protein → MLRFSTSRALHLLQILLAISAVGSLLPCSAEPLPFQRAIQLALAHSPAMQMATAEQVKAQQAYFETRNVYLPQLTFGSGIAQTWGFPLSIEGSAPAVFQVGYQSTLVNFAQREFIRSAQHDVNASSLSKEDQRKAVILETSLAYLQLDILTSQISVLQAQKNEALHLENVVTQRVQQGVDSQMELTRARLAAARVRMRMADLEGSADLQRQKLSQLTGLPAQSIETVPESIPKLPEVSQDEDLPDKAIASSPAVKMAEERVAASNLRAMGEHKAFYPSIDLVMQYGLFSKYNNYDLYFNHFQRNNATLGASIRFPFLNFVQRARAAQADAEIVRVKQQAETVKNQVSAETLHLQRQVKQLAAAQQVAMLEYQLAQSQAEALQIRVEAGTGAGPTPANLPESTVTPPNPRDLANARLQASDRYNSYLDTTFELERSRMQLLKSTGEIENWALPGH, encoded by the coding sequence CAGTGGGCAGCCTGCTCCCTTGCTCTGCCGAACCGCTCCCATTTCAGCGAGCCATTCAACTGGCTTTGGCTCACAGTCCTGCAATGCAAATGGCCACTGCCGAGCAGGTCAAGGCGCAGCAAGCGTATTTTGAGACCCGCAATGTCTATCTGCCGCAGCTGACCTTCGGCTCCGGCATTGCTCAGACATGGGGCTTTCCGTTAAGCATTGAGGGCTCTGCGCCCGCAGTCTTCCAGGTAGGCTATCAATCCACGCTGGTGAACTTTGCGCAGCGGGAATTCATTCGCTCAGCCCAGCATGATGTAAATGCTTCTTCGCTTAGTAAGGAAGATCAGCGCAAGGCAGTGATCCTGGAAACTTCTCTCGCTTATCTGCAGCTCGACATTCTCACTTCGCAGATCTCAGTGCTGCAGGCGCAGAAAAATGAGGCTCTTCACCTGGAGAACGTCGTTACGCAGCGGGTACAGCAAGGCGTAGACAGCCAGATGGAACTCACCCGCGCCCGGCTGGCGGCAGCGCGCGTCCGCATGCGTATGGCCGATCTCGAAGGCAGTGCCGACTTGCAGCGGCAGAAACTAAGTCAGCTGACTGGTCTACCCGCCCAAAGCATTGAGACCGTTCCCGAATCTATTCCCAAGCTTCCGGAAGTCAGTCAGGACGAAGACCTGCCCGATAAGGCCATTGCCTCCAGTCCGGCCGTGAAGATGGCCGAAGAGCGTGTGGCCGCCAGTAATCTCCGCGCCATGGGAGAACACAAAGCCTTCTATCCCTCCATCGATCTGGTGATGCAATACGGACTCTTCTCCAAGTACAACAACTACGATCTCTACTTCAATCACTTTCAGCGCAACAACGCCACCCTGGGTGCATCCATACGTTTTCCATTCCTGAACTTTGTGCAGCGTGCACGGGCTGCGCAGGCGGATGCCGAGATAGTCCGCGTAAAACAACAGGCGGAGACCGTCAAGAACCAGGTCTCTGCGGAAACTCTCCATTTGCAGCGACAGGTCAAGCAACTTGCGGCCGCCCAACAGGTCGCTATGCTCGAGTATCAACTTGCGCAGTCGCAAGCCGAAGCGCTGCAGATACGGGTCGAAGCAGGCACCGGGGCGGGGCCTACGCCAGCCAATCTGCCAGAATCCACGGTGACACCCCCCAACCCACGCGACCTCGCGAACGCGCGTCTGCAGGCTAGCGATCGGTATAACAGTTATCTGGACACAACCTTCGAATTGGAGCGCAGTCGCATGCAGTTGCTCAAATCCACCGGCGAAATTGAAAACTGGGCCCTCCCGGGACATTAG